Proteins encoded together in one Bacteroidota bacterium window:
- a CDS encoding rubrerythrin family protein produces the protein MTNTIKGSRTEQNLLKAFAGESQARNRYEFFAKVAKKEGYEQIAAIFMETAAQEKEHAKRFFKFLEGGMVEITAMFPAGIIGTTTENLKAAAEGENEEWTDLYPAFAAIAKEEGFKEVAAAFKMIAKVEAEHEKRYLKLLQNISEDRVFMKEGKVWWKCINCGYIYESEKALENCPACLHPKAYMQVKEDNY, from the coding sequence ATGACAAACACAATTAAAGGAAGTAGAACAGAGCAAAATTTACTCAAAGCATTTGCCGGAGAATCACAAGCAAGAAACCGATATGAATTCTTTGCAAAAGTGGCAAAAAAAGAAGGATACGAACAAATTGCTGCTATTTTCATGGAAACAGCAGCACAGGAAAAAGAACACGCCAAACGATTCTTTAAATTTTTGGAAGGAGGAATGGTCGAAATAACAGCTATGTTTCCTGCAGGAATAATTGGAACAACTACTGAAAACCTGAAAGCAGCAGCTGAAGGTGAAAACGAAGAATGGACCGATTTGTATCCAGCTTTTGCAGCAATTGCCAAAGAAGAAGGTTTTAAGGAGGTAGCTGCCGCTTTTAAAATGATTGCAAAAGTAGAAGCTGAGCATGAAAAAAGATACCTGAAACTTCTTCAAAATATTTCGGAAGACCGTGTATTTATGAAGGAAGGAAAAGTCTGGTGGAAGTGCATAAATTGTGGTTATATATATGAATCTGAAAAAGCTTTAGAAAATTGTCCAGCCTGCCTTCATCCAAAAGCCTATATGCAAGTTAAGGAAGATAATTATTAA
- a CDS encoding High molecular weight rubredoxin, whose product MINFEALFKVSYGLYIICSGDQNNGNGYIANTFFQLTSEPAKFATSCNKDNYSSAFIEENKHFSVSVLHQQTAPELFGRFGYKSGRDGDKFSGLDIKYGITNTPIVLNDSVAYFEFKLVDKIDVGTHWLFIGELVDAQIIKSDFEPITYEYYRSIKKGIAPKNAPTYIDKSKLEKKVPSGDNKKFKCVVCNHIYDEGKEKVKFNDLDKHYECPICGAEKEDFIEI is encoded by the coding sequence ATGATCAATTTTGAAGCACTTTTTAAAGTCAGTTATGGCTTATATATTATTTGTTCCGGAGATCAAAATAACGGGAATGGATACATTGCAAATACTTTTTTTCAACTTACCTCTGAACCAGCCAAATTCGCTACTTCCTGCAATAAGGATAATTATTCAAGTGCATTTATTGAGGAAAATAAACACTTTTCAGTTTCAGTATTACATCAGCAAACTGCTCCTGAATTATTTGGACGATTTGGTTACAAAAGTGGTCGGGATGGAGACAAATTTTCCGGCTTAGATATCAAGTATGGAATAACCAACACCCCCATTGTTTTAAATGATTCGGTGGCCTACTTTGAGTTTAAATTGGTCGATAAAATAGATGTAGGCACACATTGGCTTTTCATCGGTGAACTTGTTGATGCACAAATTATCAAGAGCGATTTTGAACCAATTACCTATGAATATTATCGGAGCATTAAAAAAGGAATTGCTCCCAAAAATGCACCCACCTATATCGATAAATCAAAACTTGAAAAAAAGGTTCCATCAGGTGACAATAAAAAATTTAAATGCGTGGTCTGCAATCATATTTATGATGAAGGCAAAGAAAAAGTTAAATTCAACGATTTGGATAAACATTATGAATGTCCAATTTGCGGAGCAGAAAAAGAAGATTTTATAGAAATTTGA